In the genome of Paenibacillus pabuli, one region contains:
- a CDS encoding Gfo/Idh/MocA family protein yields MEKIKMAFIGVGDMGSHHCIGFDLLEDSEVRYICDMNEANVARTLAELKNSNPTIVSDYRELLAKEDLDAVVISVPNYLHREVAVAFLEAGKHVFLEKPVAHTIEDCDAIIEAAEASGRVLQIGLVYRYSNLYRRMEKELENGRLGDVKLMWCKEFRDPFPPADWFYDKTKSGGAIVEKDCHHFDIFNWMIQAKPVRVFASGGQHVMKQGEPNRIQNSYSHYPTKEISDTSIVDHAFITIDYDNGSKANLGLCMYLKPRNLMGEGLEIGLIGENGGQMVARNDKTIDIVGGQDWTKDHLEIDVSSDSIMGGHTGGQTQRIDFLKCVQEGRQPFASAQVGRNALLIALAAEKSILEERYVYLEEISG; encoded by the coding sequence ATGGAGAAGATAAAAATGGCTTTTATCGGTGTAGGAGACATGGGGTCACATCATTGCATTGGTTTTGATTTGCTCGAAGATAGTGAGGTTCGCTATATCTGTGATATGAATGAAGCCAATGTGGCACGTACGCTGGCTGAACTCAAGAACAGCAATCCCACCATCGTTAGCGATTATCGTGAACTGCTTGCCAAGGAAGACTTGGATGCGGTGGTTATCAGTGTACCGAACTATTTGCACCGTGAAGTGGCGGTAGCTTTTCTGGAAGCGGGCAAGCATGTATTTCTGGAGAAACCGGTCGCCCATACCATTGAGGACTGTGATGCCATTATAGAAGCTGCGGAAGCCTCAGGACGGGTATTGCAGATCGGATTGGTTTATCGGTACTCGAATCTGTATCGTCGAATGGAGAAGGAATTGGAGAACGGACGTCTTGGCGATGTGAAATTGATGTGGTGCAAGGAATTCCGTGACCCGTTCCCGCCTGCGGATTGGTTCTATGACAAGACCAAGTCCGGGGGAGCGATCGTAGAGAAGGATTGCCATCACTTCGATATTTTCAACTGGATGATCCAGGCGAAGCCTGTCCGCGTGTTTGCCTCTGGAGGGCAGCATGTCATGAAGCAAGGGGAGCCTAATCGGATTCAGAATTCGTACAGTCACTATCCGACGAAAGAAATTTCGGACACCTCCATCGTTGATCACGCCTTTATCACCATTGATTATGATAACGGCAGCAAGGCCAATCTGGGATTGTGCATGTATTTGAAACCGCGCAATCTGATGGGAGAAGGGCTTGAGATCGGCCTGATTGGAGAAAATGGCGGTCAGATGGTGGCCCGTAATGACAAGACGATTGATATCGTTGGCGGGCAGGACTGGACGAAGGATCACCTGGAAATTGATGTGTCGTCGGATTCCATCATGGGTGGACATACCGGAGGACAGACTCAGCGCATTGATTTTCTGAAATGTGTACAGGAAGGCAGACAGCCCTTTGCGAGTGCACAGGTGGGTCGTAACGCGCTGCTTATTGCTCTGGCGGCAGAGAAATCCATTTTGGAAGAACGGTACGTCTATTTAGAAGAAATTTCAGGCTGA
- a CDS encoding ABC transporter substrate-binding protein, which yields MRAKSKRLFNVWALVLATMVVISGCGNGGSSENADSSSSGSSQSEPVTITYSQWGTAEELHRTQELLDQFMKANTDIKVKLEGKDWGSYWDGLTANAAGGTLPDVFKTSYAYVEKYAELGIFKELDGLLAENQFDLNNVDKSLLGLHQYQGKQVSLPIDANVIVWYYNKAIFENEATNPHKAPVPSLEPTWDEITDIATKLTLDKNGKSADEAGFDAANIVQWGLSISPGSTMDWFLEPELWSNGAKLVNDDGSLALETPEAMEVLNYFIDLTKNKKINTTPAQIEGLGGQVNLAITTSKVAMNPGGSWNTTNYQEAGVDYGISYLPKFKTNQTVVQPAGLAISSNTKHEEAAYKLLAWLAGPEGQTELAKQGYSIPANKAAADAYIATVGEDNKIFLDAQQYGIVSPFTTKKTDLVWTYGEQSLKLPLAGDGDLNAALKDLASKMQ from the coding sequence ATGAGAGCGAAGAGTAAACGGCTATTCAATGTATGGGCACTTGTACTTGCGACAATGGTGGTGATCAGTGGATGTGGAAATGGGGGATCGTCCGAAAACGCCGACTCTTCTAGTTCCGGCAGCAGCCAGAGTGAACCCGTAACGATCACATACTCCCAGTGGGGGACGGCAGAAGAGCTTCATCGTACACAGGAACTGCTGGATCAGTTCATGAAGGCCAATACCGATATTAAGGTCAAACTCGAAGGCAAGGATTGGGGCAGCTATTGGGACGGACTGACAGCGAATGCAGCTGGGGGTACACTTCCGGACGTGTTCAAAACAAGTTATGCATACGTGGAGAAATACGCCGAGCTTGGCATCTTCAAGGAATTGGACGGCTTGCTGGCGGAAAATCAGTTTGATCTGAACAATGTGGACAAAAGTCTGCTGGGACTTCACCAGTATCAGGGCAAACAAGTATCCTTGCCGATTGATGCCAACGTCATCGTCTGGTATTACAACAAAGCGATCTTTGAGAATGAAGCCACCAATCCTCATAAAGCTCCCGTTCCATCGCTTGAGCCAACGTGGGATGAAATTACCGACATTGCAACCAAGCTGACGCTGGATAAGAACGGAAAAAGCGCAGACGAAGCGGGTTTTGATGCCGCAAACATTGTGCAGTGGGGCTTGTCCATTTCACCGGGATCAACGATGGATTGGTTCCTGGAGCCGGAGTTGTGGTCCAACGGTGCAAAGCTGGTGAATGACGATGGTTCCCTTGCGCTTGAAACGCCTGAAGCGATGGAAGTGCTGAACTATTTTATCGATTTGACCAAAAACAAAAAGATCAACACCACACCTGCTCAGATTGAAGGTTTGGGTGGACAGGTGAACCTTGCGATTACGACATCCAAAGTAGCAATGAATCCGGGTGGCAGCTGGAATACAACCAACTACCAGGAGGCTGGGGTGGATTACGGTATCTCCTATTTGCCAAAATTCAAAACCAACCAAACCGTTGTTCAGCCAGCAGGTCTTGCCATCAGCTCTAATACCAAGCATGAAGAGGCGGCATACAAGCTGCTCGCTTGGCTGGCAGGTCCGGAAGGACAGACAGAACTGGCGAAACAGGGATACTCGATTCCGGCGAATAAGGCTGCAGCGGATGCTTATATTGCCACTGTAGGTGAAGATAATAAAATCTTCCTGGATGCGCAGCAGTATGGCATTGTATCTCCCTTTACAACCAAGAAAACCGATCTGGTCTGGACGTATGGTGAGCAGTCACTGAAACTTCCACTTGCCGGAGATGGTGATCTGAACGCAGCGCTTAAGGATTTGGCCTCTAAGATGCAATAA
- a CDS encoding bifunctional metallophosphatase/5'-nucleotidase: protein MTSISTTSSFDIVVTSDLHGAIRPIHYNTNAYRPAGLALLASLIRHERERSPELLLVDNGDLLQGSPLASYAASFVLDHEVHPFIHVLNELGYDAAVMGNHEFNYGQDLLRKAVEDSHFPWLSANIVNEGNPDEKARHTEPSGPSIPAFGPPYLIKTLSSGVKIALLGATTHYIPNWEHPKNIEGLQFLDALETIRAWVGYIREHEQPDVLVVSYHGGFESDLETGEPAERLTGENQAYAICRDIEGIDVLLTGHQHRQLTAEIHGVTVVQPGFSGNGAGHVSIELDRLSNGKWQIAEKQARLLLLDENSDVQPDATVMTLTDELEAKAQAWLDQPIGEVAGDLSITDPAALRLAAHPFIAFVHQVQMEATGAQISNTALLSEEARGFGSLITVRDVLSNFIYPNTLTVLELRGQDIRDALEQTARYFEVDASGEVVVNPAYMQPKPQHYNYDMWAGIEYELDISKSVGSRVVKLEREGLPVAMDATYSVVMNSYRAAGGGDYAMYPGKKVIHEGATDMAALVEDYIRRHQPLTVEQANNWRVVGSY, encoded by the coding sequence CGAACTGCTGCTCGTGGATAACGGTGATCTGCTGCAGGGCTCTCCTTTGGCCTCGTATGCTGCTTCCTTTGTTTTAGATCACGAAGTGCATCCCTTCATTCATGTTCTGAATGAATTGGGCTATGATGCTGCCGTAATGGGCAATCATGAATTCAACTATGGACAGGATCTGCTGCGTAAAGCAGTTGAAGATTCCCATTTTCCTTGGCTATCCGCCAATATCGTTAATGAAGGGAATCCTGACGAAAAAGCTCGGCACACTGAACCTTCTGGACCAAGCATACCGGCCTTCGGTCCTCCCTATCTAATCAAAACCTTGTCTTCGGGCGTTAAAATTGCTTTGTTGGGCGCAACGACGCACTATATCCCGAATTGGGAGCATCCGAAAAATATAGAAGGTTTACAGTTCCTTGACGCTTTGGAAACCATTCGAGCATGGGTTGGGTATATTCGTGAACATGAACAGCCGGATGTACTTGTGGTCAGTTATCATGGTGGTTTTGAGAGTGATCTGGAGACAGGCGAACCTGCCGAGCGGTTAACCGGGGAAAATCAGGCGTACGCCATCTGCCGTGACATTGAAGGGATTGATGTTCTGCTTACTGGACATCAACACCGTCAGCTTACCGCTGAAATACATGGGGTGACCGTGGTTCAGCCTGGATTTAGCGGAAACGGTGCGGGTCATGTATCCATTGAGTTGGATCGGTTATCGAATGGAAAGTGGCAGATTGCAGAAAAACAGGCTCGCTTATTGCTTTTGGATGAAAATAGTGACGTACAGCCCGATGCAACTGTTATGACACTGACAGACGAGCTTGAAGCCAAAGCACAAGCATGGCTCGACCAGCCGATTGGCGAGGTAGCCGGAGACTTATCTATCACCGATCCTGCCGCACTGCGGCTCGCGGCACATCCCTTCATTGCTTTTGTACATCAGGTGCAGATGGAAGCAACGGGGGCTCAAATCTCCAATACCGCATTACTCAGTGAAGAGGCCCGTGGTTTCGGTTCCCTCATCACCGTCCGGGATGTGTTATCTAACTTCATCTATCCCAACACACTAACGGTACTGGAGCTTCGTGGTCAGGACATTAGGGATGCATTAGAGCAAACGGCGCGTTACTTTGAAGTGGATGCTTCAGGCGAAGTTGTCGTTAATCCCGCATATATGCAGCCGAAACCACAGCATTATAATTACGATATGTGGGCAGGCATCGAATATGAGCTGGATATCTCCAAATCTGTGGGAAGTCGTGTGGTGAAGCTGGAACGTGAGGGCTTACCTGTTGCAATGGACGCGACGTACTCTGTAGTGATGAACAGTTATCGCGCAGCAGGTGGCGGTGATTATGCGATGTATCCAGGCAAAAAGGTAATTCACGAAGGCGCCACGGATATGGCGGCACTGGTGGAAGATTATATTCGCAGACATCAACCACTTACAGTGGAGCAGGCGAATAACTGGCGGGTTGTTGGGTCGTACTGA
- a CDS encoding LacI family DNA-binding transcriptional regulator, whose protein sequence is MAKLKDIADRVGVSISTVSRVMKNDVNRSVSDETRKKIWDTAEELGYRSQRPVKKKKVQPKTAYAIGCVVAIPQNKYNSPYFSVIMEGIEKQLAEAGMRLEFVYSIENDGDIVQLQSLVKEHQIDGMIVVERIDPEAYRWLKANVRTVVGVDITDPDIPVVGYDREEAAREATNHLIDQGHRIIAYIGGAEFKNDFLEEKRFLGYRRAMTDAGLSIDNDWVIDVKWDVSLSYELTKRAFTNNANRPTAIFAASDMMAIAAMRAATEQGLRIPEDIAFFGVDNIEISEFTSPPLSTIHVPKLEMGMFAVKQLLDYLDHSYEVAVKMIVPYRCIFRQSSNGKIE, encoded by the coding sequence ATGGCAAAATTGAAGGATATTGCAGACCGCGTTGGTGTATCGATCTCTACCGTTTCACGTGTGATGAAGAACGATGTCAATCGATCGGTCAGCGATGAAACCCGCAAAAAAATATGGGACACCGCTGAGGAGCTGGGCTATCGTTCACAGCGTCCGGTCAAGAAGAAAAAGGTCCAGCCCAAAACGGCATATGCGATCGGCTGTGTGGTTGCCATTCCCCAAAATAAATACAACAGCCCTTATTTTTCAGTCATTATGGAAGGCATTGAAAAGCAGCTTGCTGAAGCGGGCATGCGTCTGGAATTTGTGTACAGCATCGAAAACGATGGGGATATCGTGCAGCTGCAGTCTCTGGTAAAGGAACATCAGATTGATGGCATGATTGTGGTGGAACGGATTGATCCGGAAGCCTATCGCTGGCTCAAGGCCAATGTACGAACTGTTGTGGGTGTGGATATTACGGACCCGGACATTCCGGTCGTTGGTTATGATCGAGAAGAAGCTGCCAGAGAGGCAACAAATCATCTGATTGACCAAGGGCATCGGATCATTGCCTACATTGGCGGAGCAGAATTCAAGAATGATTTTCTGGAGGAAAAACGGTTTCTTGGTTACCGGCGTGCCATGACTGATGCGGGATTATCTATTGATAATGATTGGGTGATCGATGTGAAATGGGATGTTTCGCTGAGTTATGAATTGACCAAGCGGGCATTTACCAACAATGCGAACAGACCTACGGCCATTTTTGCGGCCAGTGATATGATGGCGATTGCGGCCATGCGTGCTGCAACCGAACAGGGTCTCCGCATTCCGGAGGATATCGCCTTCTTTGGGGTAGATAATATTGAAATATCCGAATTCACTTCTCCGCCGTTGTCGACTATTCATGTACCCAAGCTGGAGATGGGCATGTTCGCAGTTAAACAGCTGCTCGATTATCTGGATCATTCATATGAAGTGGCTGTCAAAATGATCGTTCCGTACCGCTGTATATTCCGCCAGTCTTCCAATGGCAAAATAGAATAG
- a CDS encoding Gfo/Idh/MocA family protein encodes MLKVGLIGFGFMGRMHFDNYVRLASEGEPVELVAICDLRIEELKNGKAAGNMATEQEVYDLTPYHLYDNIDAMLEQEKLDIIDITLPTPLHAELTCSLLEKGYHVLCEKPVARHSAEGWKMAEAAKATGKTLMIGQCLRFWPAYTYLKSVVEDGRYGAVNAGYFFRGSGLPQEWFLDGEKSGGCILDMHIHDADIIHWVFGKPDQVTTLARNVIPGSGYDTVSTNYVYPDGKVLNAQADWTLGGDYGFSMTYRVNLEQGNLVFENGELKVNPNNAPGFVAELSPDSGYYHQLKYFIQSVQAGTPVSVCTPESATGTLEIIEAEMRSADERGALVSL; translated from the coding sequence ATGTTGAAAGTGGGATTGATCGGTTTTGGGTTTATGGGGCGTATGCATTTTGATAATTATGTACGTCTTGCCTCTGAAGGGGAACCTGTGGAATTGGTAGCCATCTGCGATCTGAGAATAGAGGAACTGAAGAACGGTAAAGCAGCTGGTAATATGGCGACAGAGCAAGAGGTATATGATCTCACACCTTATCATTTGTACGACAACATCGATGCGATGCTGGAGCAAGAGAAACTGGATATCATTGATATTACGCTGCCTACGCCACTGCATGCTGAACTAACGTGTTCTTTGCTGGAGAAAGGCTATCATGTGCTGTGTGAGAAGCCGGTTGCGCGCCATTCGGCGGAAGGCTGGAAGATGGCAGAGGCCGCCAAAGCAACCGGAAAAACACTGATGATTGGTCAATGTTTGCGTTTCTGGCCGGCCTATACTTATCTGAAATCCGTTGTAGAAGACGGCCGCTATGGAGCGGTCAACGCAGGTTATTTCTTCCGTGGTTCGGGTTTGCCTCAAGAGTGGTTCCTGGATGGCGAGAAAAGTGGTGGCTGCATATTAGATATGCACATTCATGATGCGGATATTATTCACTGGGTGTTTGGCAAACCGGATCAAGTAACCACGCTGGCTCGCAACGTCATTCCGGGAAGCGGCTATGATACGGTCTCCACCAACTATGTATACCCTGATGGAAAAGTGCTGAATGCCCAAGCCGATTGGACGCTGGGGGGAGACTACGGTTTCTCCATGACGTATCGCGTTAATTTGGAGCAGGGCAATCTGGTCTTTGAGAATGGTGAGCTGAAAGTAAATCCGAACAACGCTCCCGGTTTCGTCGCTGAGCTGTCACCCGACTCGGGATATTATCATCAACTGAAATATTTCATTCAATCTGTTCAAGCAGGTACGCCTGTATCTGTATGTACACCGGAAAGTGCAACAGGCACGCTTGAAATCATCGAAGCGGAGATGCGTTCGGCGGATGAGCGTGGGGCATTGGTTTCATTGTAG
- a CDS encoding carbohydrate ABC transporter permease: MNSRKIAVKASQYTMLIVALMLFAGPLVWMLSTMLKTKAETYKVPPTILPDTFSLEAFERLFAVQPMMWQWIQNSFIISFFVAAGAVVSSSLVAYGFSRFATKYRNILFPVVLVTLMIPPSIMMIPSYVLFSKLNWIDTWLPLIVPAWLGGAYYIFLFRQFFMTIPQELDEATYLDGGNRWTVYARVIMPLSKPIIMTTIIFAFVNSWLDFLGPFLYIKNAEMFTLSVGLQLLIGQTSQDLPALAAGAFISIVPIGLLYLFAQRYIVEGVVLTGTKG; the protein is encoded by the coding sequence ATGAACAGCCGAAAAATAGCGGTAAAAGCGTCTCAATATACCATGCTGATTGTAGCATTAATGCTGTTCGCAGGGCCTCTGGTATGGATGCTCTCGACCATGCTGAAAACTAAAGCGGAAACCTACAAGGTACCTCCAACCATTCTGCCGGACACATTCAGTCTGGAAGCTTTTGAACGGTTGTTCGCTGTCCAGCCGATGATGTGGCAGTGGATTCAAAATTCGTTTATCATTTCCTTCTTTGTTGCAGCGGGAGCGGTGGTGTCCAGTTCACTTGTCGCTTACGGTTTCTCCCGTTTTGCAACCAAGTATCGGAATATTCTGTTCCCGGTAGTGCTTGTTACCTTAATGATTCCTCCATCCATTATGATGATTCCCTCGTATGTCCTTTTTTCCAAGCTGAACTGGATTGATACCTGGTTGCCGCTCATTGTGCCAGCCTGGCTCGGAGGCGCCTATTATATCTTCCTGTTCCGACAGTTTTTCATGACCATTCCCCAGGAGCTGGACGAGGCTACATATCTCGACGGCGGCAATCGCTGGACGGTATATGCACGGGTCATTATGCCGCTGTCCAAACCCATTATTATGACAACCATTATTTTTGCCTTTGTGAACTCCTGGCTCGATTTTCTTGGGCCGTTCCTGTATATCAAAAATGCAGAAATGTTCACGCTGAGCGTGGGTCTGCAGCTGTTAATTGGTCAGACGAGCCAGGATTTGCCGGCGCTCGCTGCGGGTGCATTTATCAGTATTGTACCTATCGGTCTGCTGTATCTGTTTGCACAACGTTATATCGTCGAGGGGGTGGTGCTTACGGGCACCAAAGGGTAG
- a CDS encoding carbohydrate ABC transporter permease codes for MNRLRKYDTLLFFLFILPWIIGFITFFLFPFGTSVFYAFTDARLPGATNFNFVGIDNFTHMMDDPIFLKSLMNTMFFVVFGVPIVTAGMLGLAMLLNFNVKGIALFRTFFYLPTLVPIVATVIIWRLVFNSEFGILNAGLGALGIGKVDWIGGEHTIKPVIIMLQVWISGSGVLIFLAALKNVPRHLYEAAAIDGASGIRRFFQITLPMISPSILFVIIIQTMYNFQMFTEALLLSKGGPNYSAYTFVYNIYKSAFTDLKFSMAMTQSIFLFAVISLVTLILMKVSNRFVYYEGER; via the coding sequence ATGAACAGGTTGAGAAAATATGACACACTGCTGTTTTTTCTCTTCATTTTGCCTTGGATCATCGGATTTATTACCTTTTTCCTGTTTCCTTTCGGAACCTCGGTTTTCTACGCCTTTACCGATGCGAGACTTCCGGGAGCAACCAATTTCAACTTTGTCGGCATTGATAATTTTACACACATGATGGATGATCCCATCTTTTTGAAAAGCTTGATGAACACGATGTTTTTCGTTGTATTCGGTGTTCCGATCGTTACGGCGGGCATGCTCGGTCTGGCGATGCTGCTTAATTTTAATGTCAAAGGCATTGCCTTGTTCCGCACCTTCTTCTATTTACCAACCCTGGTGCCTATTGTGGCAACGGTCATTATTTGGCGGCTGGTATTCAACTCCGAATTTGGCATTCTGAATGCCGGACTTGGCGCGCTGGGGATAGGCAAAGTGGACTGGATTGGCGGGGAGCATACGATCAAGCCGGTCATCATCATGCTTCAGGTCTGGATCTCCGGCAGTGGCGTACTGATCTTCCTGGCTGCACTGAAAAATGTACCCAGACATCTGTACGAAGCTGCTGCCATTGACGGGGCGAGCGGGATACGCCGATTTTTCCAGATTACGCTGCCGATGATCAGTCCTTCCATCCTGTTTGTCATCATTATTCAGACGATGTATAACTTTCAGATGTTTACGGAAGCACTGCTGCTATCTAAGGGTGGGCCGAACTACTCGGCTTATACGTTTGTCTACAATATTTATAAATCGGCCTTTACCGATCTGAAATTCAGCATGGCGATGACGCAGTCGATTTTCCTGTTCGCCGTGATCTCGCTTGTCACCCTGATCCTGATGAAAGTATCGAACCGCTTTGTGTATTACGAGGGAGAACGATAG
- a CDS encoding carbohydrate-binding family 9-like protein encodes MHSLPVERSTSYCCEPLRSVAQCGFPSAADWERCVPVELVDTVTGRAPHQSTEVRFGWSPEYLHIRFVCQDDYVVSDFTEKDQPLYEQDVVELFIDEQGDGRSYIELEVSPHNVVFDALIHNNGDGSELKADVTWQLEGLQTAVEVDRQGHRVYLIHIPASNFKSPLTKGVCWKVNVYRIDENVQGEREYQAWQPTGAVNFHLPARFGYFRLG; translated from the coding sequence ATGCACTCTCTCCCTGTCGAACGGAGCACGAGTTATTGCTGTGAACCCCTCAGGTCAGTTGCTCAGTGTGGATTCCCCTCGGCTGCGGATTGGGAACGATGTGTTCCAGTGGAACTGGTGGACACGGTAACAGGCAGAGCGCCCCATCAATCCACGGAAGTTCGTTTTGGGTGGAGTCCCGAATACTTGCATATTCGCTTTGTATGCCAGGATGATTACGTCGTATCTGATTTCACGGAAAAGGATCAGCCATTGTATGAGCAGGATGTGGTTGAACTGTTCATTGATGAACAAGGTGATGGCAGGAGCTACATCGAGTTGGAGGTAAGCCCGCACAACGTGGTTTTTGATGCACTCATCCACAATAACGGCGACGGTTCGGAATTGAAAGCCGATGTAACCTGGCAGTTGGAGGGTTTGCAAACGGCGGTAGAAGTGGATCGTCAGGGCCATCGGGTGTATTTGATCCATATTCCCGCCAGTAACTTCAAGTCGCCCCTGACGAAAGGGGTATGCTGGAAGGTCAACGTTTACCGAATTGACGAGAATGTGCAGGGAGAACGGGAGTATCAGGCGTGGCAGCCTACGGGCGCTGTAAACTTTCATTTGCCTGCCCGGTTTGGTTATTTTCGATTGGGATAG
- a CDS encoding helix-turn-helix transcriptional regulator translates to MSLQQAVYPLQRTANYKEWSPNVHYAQFQSLPPGKLAKRRLYDFELLYVSQGEAATYMNDKHHILKAGQLIMLPAGVYHQNEVVSSPEARFIGIHFDFFNELTIQTEADMVVNEETVLHHKFGVEACAEGMTPLSSNPVYTPSPAAVQLMEQLVHEFTMRPPGYELVCKALMLQILTHLLRSCWRSSTRHDSVHGEKLLELMKRIEVAPSDPWTNSSIAKQMNLSVDHMAKLFKQMAGMPPNEYIQSIRLSEARKLLRETDYSIEAVGVQSGYPDIHYFSRMFRKYEGISPREYRKLSRML, encoded by the coding sequence ATGTCTCTCCAACAAGCGGTATATCCTCTGCAGCGAACCGCCAATTACAAGGAATGGTCTCCCAACGTGCATTACGCACAATTCCAGAGCCTTCCTCCCGGCAAACTGGCTAAGCGGCGTCTGTATGATTTTGAACTTCTGTACGTCTCTCAAGGTGAAGCTGCAACTTATATGAACGATAAACACCATATTTTGAAGGCAGGTCAGCTCATCATGCTTCCCGCCGGGGTCTATCACCAGAATGAAGTCGTATCCAGCCCGGAAGCTCGTTTTATCGGCATTCATTTTGATTTTTTCAACGAATTGACCATTCAGACCGAGGCAGACATGGTTGTGAACGAAGAGACGGTTCTGCATCATAAATTCGGTGTGGAAGCTTGCGCAGAGGGCATGACGCCGCTATCTTCCAACCCGGTATATACCCCTTCTCCAGCTGCCGTGCAGCTTATGGAGCAACTAGTTCATGAATTTACGATGCGCCCACCGGGATATGAACTGGTATGCAAAGCCTTGATGCTGCAAATATTAACTCATCTGCTGCGTTCATGCTGGCGAAGTTCGACGCGTCATGATTCGGTACACGGAGAGAAGCTGCTCGAACTTATGAAACGCATAGAGGTCGCCCCTTCCGACCCGTGGACCAATTCAAGCATTGCCAAACAAATGAACCTGAGTGTGGATCACATGGCCAAATTGTTCAAACAGATGGCAGGCATGCCGCCCAACGAATATATTCAATCCATCCGCCTGAGCGAGGCACGCAAACTATTGCGGGAAACGGATTATTCCATCGAGGCTGTGGGTGTACAAAGCGGTTACCCTGACATTCATTATTTCAGCCGCATGTTCCGCAAATATGAGGGCATTTCACCCCGGGAATACCGGAAGTTGTCCAGAATGCTATAA
- the arr gene encoding NAD(+)--rifampin ADP-ribosyltransferase, producing the protein MDDQKNVLDNGPFFHGTKAELKIGDLLEPQYLSNYQDKKSNHIYFTGTLNAAKWGAELAKTNAKERIYIVEPLGDFENDPNLTDKKFPGNPTRSYRSKSPLKIVAELASWERHSDEEINHMLTSLKKLSDEGKNVIYD; encoded by the coding sequence ATGGATGACCAAAAAAATGTCTTAGATAATGGACCTTTTTTTCATGGTACCAAAGCAGAACTGAAAATTGGAGATTTATTAGAACCGCAATACTTATCCAATTACCAAGACAAAAAATCTAACCACATTTACTTTACGGGAACATTAAATGCTGCCAAGTGGGGTGCTGAATTAGCAAAAACAAATGCAAAAGAAAGAATCTACATTGTAGAGCCATTAGGAGATTTTGAAAATGATCCTAACTTAACGGATAAAAAATTTCCTGGAAACCCAACACGCTCATACAGATCTAAATCACCTCTAAAAATAGTAGCTGAATTAGCTTCATGGGAAAGACACTCCGATGAAGAGATAAATCACATGCTTACATCTTTAAAAAAATTAAGTGATGAAGGAAAAAATGTGATCTACGATTAA
- a CDS encoding sugar phosphate isomerase/epimerase family protein, with the protein MKKGINIWSFPGDASIADCIQTAKQAGFEGIELSLNGEGELSLSATDQEIRDIQGRLEEAGLEIAGLATGLYWDYPMTSARPEIRTKALDVCKKQLELASAFGVDTILVIPGAVGVDFIPDSEVTDYEVAYERAQEALAHLLPYAKSAGVSIGIENVWNKFLVSPLELRTFIDSFNSDHIGSYFDVGNVVQNGYPEQWVRILGHRIKKVHFKDYRRQAGGLHGFVDLLAGDVNYPAVMEALQAVGYDNYVTAEMIPPYTHHSKQIIFNTSKAMDAILGRSQD; encoded by the coding sequence ATGAAAAAAGGGATTAACATATGGTCGTTTCCAGGGGATGCCTCTATTGCGGATTGCATTCAGACAGCGAAGCAAGCAGGTTTTGAGGGAATTGAACTTTCCCTTAATGGAGAAGGCGAGCTGAGCCTGTCTGCCACGGATCAGGAGATTCGTGATATTCAGGGACGCCTCGAAGAAGCTGGGCTTGAGATTGCGGGACTTGCAACCGGACTGTATTGGGACTACCCGATGACGAGTGCTCGTCCGGAGATTCGCACAAAAGCGCTGGATGTATGTAAAAAACAGCTGGAGCTGGCTTCGGCCTTTGGTGTGGATACTATTCTGGTCATTCCAGGTGCTGTGGGTGTGGATTTTATTCCAGACAGCGAAGTAACGGATTATGAAGTTGCCTACGAACGGGCACAAGAAGCCCTTGCGCATCTGCTGCCGTATGCGAAAAGTGCCGGCGTATCGATTGGTATTGAGAACGTATGGAACAAATTTCTGGTGTCACCGCTAGAGCTGCGTACCTTTATTGATTCTTTTAACTCAGATCATATAGGTTCGTATTTTGATGTGGGTAATGTGGTGCAGAATGGTTACCCGGAGCAGTGGGTTCGTATTCTGGGTCATCGGATCAAAAAGGTACACTTCAAGGATTACCGTCGTCAAGCGGGAGGCCTTCACGGATTTGTGGACCTGCTGGCTGGAGATGTGAATTACCCGGCGGTGATGGAGGCATTACAGGCTGTTGGTTACGATAACTACGTGACGGCCGAGATGATTCCGCCATACACTCATCATTCGAAGCAAATCATATTCAATACATCCAAAGCAATGGATGCCATTCTTGGACGTTCTCAGGACTAA